In Haemophilus parainfluenzae, one genomic interval encodes:
- the iscR gene encoding Fe-S cluster assembly transcriptional regulator IscR has translation MKLTSKGRYAVTAILDIALHAGTDPVCLADISERQNISLSYLEQLFAKLRRGGLVKSVRGPGGGYRLALPADQISIGMVISAVNENINVTRCLGKGNCQGGVECLTHSLWQDLSDRITDFLDQITLAELVEKKSGKHKAHKDFDDLVVVNQ, from the coding sequence ATGAAACTTACATCTAAAGGACGATACGCGGTTACCGCAATTTTAGATATCGCATTACACGCAGGGACAGATCCAGTTTGTTTAGCGGATATCTCAGAACGTCAAAATATTTCACTTTCTTATCTTGAGCAATTATTTGCAAAATTGCGTCGTGGTGGATTAGTAAAAAGCGTTCGTGGTCCGGGTGGTGGCTATCGTTTAGCGTTACCAGCAGATCAAATTTCTATCGGTATGGTGATCTCTGCCGTAAATGAGAACATTAATGTCACAAGATGCCTTGGAAAGGGAAATTGTCAAGGTGGGGTTGAATGTTTAACTCATTCTTTATGGCAAGATTTAAGTGATCGCATTACTGATTTTTTAGATCAGATCACTTTAGCAGAGCTTGTGGAGAAAAAATCAGGAAAACATAAAGCTCACAAAGATTTTGATGATTTGGTTGTTGTTAACCAATAA
- a CDS encoding IscS subfamily cysteine desulfurase → MKLPIYLDYAATCPVDERVAKKMMEYLTIDGVFGNPASRSHKFGWQAEEAVDIARNQIADLIGADSREIVFTSGATEADNLAIKGAAHFYQTKGKHIITCKTEHKAVLDTCRQLEREGFEVTYLDPEEDGLIDLEKFKAALRPDTIVVSIMHVNNEIGVIQDIKAIGELCRANKTIFHVDATQSVGKVEINLAELQVDLMSMSSHKLYGPKGIGALYVCRKPRVRLEAIIHGGGHERGMRSGTLPVHQIVGMGEAYRIAKEEMDTEIPRIRALRDRLYNGLKDIEETYVNGSMEHRVANNLNISFNYVEGESLMMALRDIAVSSGSACTSASLEPSYVLRALGRNDELAHSSIRFTLGRWTTEEEIDYTINLMHGAVAKLRELSPLWDMFKEGIDLNTIEWAAH, encoded by the coding sequence ATGAAATTACCAATTTATTTAGATTATGCAGCAACATGTCCAGTTGATGAACGTGTGGCTAAAAAAATGATGGAATATTTAACCATTGATGGTGTATTCGGTAATCCAGCATCTCGTTCACATAAATTTGGCTGGCAAGCTGAAGAAGCTGTTGATATTGCACGTAATCAAATTGCGGATTTGATTGGCGCAGACTCACGTGAGATCGTGTTTACTTCTGGCGCAACAGAAGCAGATAACCTTGCAATTAAAGGTGCAGCGCACTTTTATCAAACAAAAGGTAAGCACATTATTACTTGCAAAACTGAACACAAAGCCGTATTGGATACTTGTCGTCAGTTAGAGCGTGAAGGCTTTGAAGTCACCTATTTAGATCCAGAAGAAGATGGTTTAATCGATCTTGAGAAATTTAAAGCAGCATTGCGCCCAGACACAATTGTTGTGTCAATTATGCATGTGAATAATGAGATTGGCGTGATTCAAGATATTAAAGCAATTGGTGAGCTTTGCCGTGCAAACAAAACCATTTTCCATGTAGATGCAACACAAAGTGTCGGTAAAGTCGAAATCAATCTCGCGGAATTACAGGTTGATTTAATGTCAATGTCTAGCCACAAATTGTACGGACCAAAAGGGATTGGTGCATTATATGTATGCCGTAAACCGCGTGTTCGTTTAGAAGCAATTATCCATGGTGGTGGTCACGAACGTGGTATGCGTTCAGGTACATTACCTGTACACCAAATCGTTGGTATGGGTGAAGCATATCGTATTGCAAAAGAAGAAATGGATACTGAAATTCCTCGTATCCGAGCATTGCGCGATCGTTTATACAATGGTCTTAAAGACATTGAAGAAACCTATGTAAATGGTTCAATGGAGCATCGTGTCGCAAATAATTTGAATATCAGCTTTAACTATGTTGAAGGTGAGTCGTTAATGATGGCATTACGTGATATCGCAGTATCTTCTGGTTCTGCTTGTACGTCTGCAAGTTTAGAGCCATCTTATGTATTACGTGCATTAGGTCGTAATGATGAATTAGCACATAGCTCAATTCGTTTCACTCTTGGTCGTTGGACCACTGAAGAAGAAATTGATTACACCATTAATTTAATGCATGGTGCAGTAGCGAAACTTCGCGAATTATCCCCACTTTGGGATATGTTCAAAGAAGGCATTGATTTAAACACTATTGAGTGGGCTGCCCACTAA
- the iscU gene encoding Fe-S cluster assembly scaffold IscU, protein MAYSEKVIDHYENPRNVGSMDKKDNSVGTGMVGAPACGDVMQLQIKVNDSGIIEDAKFKTYGCGSAIASSSLITEWVKGKSLDEAGAIKNSQIAEELELPPVKVHCSILAEDAIKAAIADYKNKQGK, encoded by the coding sequence ATGGCATACAGTGAAAAAGTTATCGATCATTACGAAAATCCACGCAATGTTGGTTCAATGGACAAAAAAGATAATTCTGTGGGCACCGGCATGGTGGGCGCGCCAGCTTGTGGTGATGTTATGCAGTTACAAATCAAAGTAAATGACAGCGGCATTATTGAAGATGCAAAATTTAAAACTTATGGTTGTGGTTCTGCGATTGCTTCTAGCTCTTTAATTACTGAATGGGTAAAAGGCAAATCTTTAGATGAAGCAGGTGCAATCAAAAACAGCCAAATTGCGGAAGAACTTGAATTACCACCAGTAAAAGTTCACTGCTCAATCTTAGCTGAAGACGCAATTAAAGCCGCCATTGCAGACTACAAAAATAAACAAGGTAAGTAA
- the iscA gene encoding iron-sulfur cluster assembly protein IscA codes for MSITLTEKAAERVRTFLENRGKGIGLRLGVKTSGCSGLGYVLEFVDVLNDDDLVFEQHGVKVIVDPKSLVYLNGIELDYVKEGLNEGFKYNNPNVKESCGCGESFHV; via the coding sequence ATGTCTATAACATTAACTGAAAAAGCAGCAGAACGAGTTCGCACTTTTCTTGAAAATCGTGGAAAAGGCATTGGTTTACGCTTAGGTGTGAAAACATCAGGTTGTTCGGGTTTAGGCTATGTGCTTGAATTCGTGGATGTGCTCAATGATGACGATCTTGTGTTTGAGCAGCATGGCGTGAAAGTCATAGTCGATCCAAAAAGCTTGGTTTATTTAAATGGCATTGAGCTAGATTACGTTAAAGAAGGCTTGAACGAAGGCTTTAAATATAACAACCCGAACGTGAAAGAATCTTGTGGTTGTGGTGAGAGTTTCCACGTTTAA
- the hscB gene encoding Fe-S protein assembly co-chaperone HscB, producing the protein MTNPFAIFDLPVAFNVDQALLSERYLVLQKSLHPDNFVTADAQEQCIAMQKSTEVNDALKTLKDPILRAEAIIALNTGKAQDLEQKSTQDMAFLMQQLEWREELENIEQSQDENALESFAKRVKKETKEMLTALEEQLNEQQWSTAAQLCDKLRFLKKLADEISQVEERLFEL; encoded by the coding sequence ATGACAAATCCTTTTGCTATTTTTGATTTGCCCGTTGCTTTTAATGTTGATCAAGCCCTTTTGTCTGAACGCTATTTAGTGCTTCAAAAGAGCTTGCACCCTGATAATTTTGTTACGGCAGATGCGCAAGAACAATGTATCGCAATGCAAAAGTCGACAGAAGTTAATGATGCATTAAAAACCTTGAAAGACCCGATTCTACGAGCAGAAGCAATTATTGCGTTAAATACGGGAAAAGCACAGGATTTAGAGCAAAAGAGCACACAAGATATGGCATTCCTAATGCAGCAATTAGAATGGCGAGAAGAGCTCGAAAATATTGAGCAAAGCCAGGATGAAAATGCATTAGAATCCTTTGCGAAACGCGTTAAAAAAGAAACAAAAGAAATGTTGACCGCACTTGAAGAACAACTAAATGAGCAACAATGGTCAACTGCTGCACAGCTCTGTGATAAATTACGTTTTCTAAAAAAATTGGCGGATGAAATTAGCCAAGTAGAAGAACGTCTATTTGAATTATAA
- a CDS encoding DUF2625 domain-containing protein, giving the protein MQTLEQLTDASKSAWGTISQWIEHARNHCDVIKKDQSSAERELFTMQMPTSSPMGAVIYETGGILIHHGWLRILGSGSFKLPRGLMDWNFSKSFNQSGDKPKYLLVADDVIGGYFALNGGSLGSNLGKIYYFSPKDLTWHDLNFTYTDFLAWALNGDIEAFYQNLFWQNWQEDVKQLDGNHMIVFTPELSEDKTTEIKQRERREVNIETHYNASFTEQDKFAQAYSVA; this is encoded by the coding sequence ATGCAAACTTTAGAACAACTGACTGATGCCTCAAAATCTGCTTGGGGAACCATTTCCCAATGGATTGAGCATGCTCGTAATCATTGTGATGTGATTAAAAAAGATCAATCTAGTGCAGAACGTGAGCTTTTCACCATGCAAATGCCCACTTCTTCTCCTATGGGGGCGGTTATTTATGAAACTGGTGGCATTTTAATCCATCATGGTTGGTTGCGTATATTAGGTTCAGGCAGTTTTAAATTACCACGTGGATTAATGGATTGGAATTTCAGCAAATCCTTTAATCAATCAGGTGATAAACCAAAATATTTGCTCGTTGCAGACGATGTCATTGGTGGTTATTTTGCTTTAAATGGTGGGTCTTTAGGTTCTAATCTTGGTAAGATTTATTATTTTTCGCCAAAAGACTTAACTTGGCATGATTTAAATTTTACCTATACGGATTTCTTGGCTTGGGCATTAAATGGTGACATTGAAGCATTTTACCAAAATCTGTTTTGGCAAAATTGGCAAGAAGATGTAAAACAACTCGATGGTAACCACATGATTGTTTTTACACCAGAGCTTTCAGAAGATAAGACGACTGAGATTAAACAGCGTGAACGACGCGAAGTCAACATTGAAACCCATTACAACGCAAGTTTCACCGAACAAGATAAATTTGCACAAGCTTATTCAGTAGCATAA
- the hscA gene encoding Fe-S protein assembly chaperone HscA: MALLQIAEPGQTAAPHQHRLAVGIDLGTTNSLVAAVRSGQATILNDEQDRSLVPSVVYYGENEKLVGTEAFAQATVDPKNTIISVKRLIGRSLADVQARYTNLPYEFVASENGLPLLVTHQGKKSPIEVSSDILSRLNHIAEQRLAGELSGVVITVPAYFDDAQRQSTKDAARLAGLNVLRLLNEPTAAAVAYGLDSGKEGVIAVYDLGGGTFDISILRLSKGVFEVLATGGDTALGGDDFDHLIADWIVEQAGIQPQNVNEQRELLSLATQTKIALTSEQSAVISWRGFEGELSREQFNELIHSLVKRSLLTCRRALKDAHVEAEDVQEVVMVGGSTRVPYVREQVGEFFGKTPLTSIDPDKVVALGAAIQADILVGNKNDSDMLLLDVVPLSLGIETVGGLVEKIIPRNTTIPVARAQEFTTFKDGQTAMTVHVVQGERELVDDCRSLGRFTLRGIPPMVAGAAHIRVTYQVDADGLLSVTAMEKSTKVQASIQIKPSYGLTDEEVTAMIKASFDNAQDDMQARELAEQRVEADRVIESVIVALQQDGADLLTEAEFHQIENALKQLMDVKEGADRHAIVQGIKALDVATQEFAARRMNKSINQALTGKSVSDIEQ; encoded by the coding sequence ATGGCATTACTCCAAATTGCAGAGCCGGGACAAACGGCAGCACCACATCAACATCGTCTTGCGGTAGGGATTGATTTAGGTACAACAAACTCTTTAGTTGCGGCTGTACGTAGCGGTCAAGCCACCATTTTAAATGATGAACAAGATAGAAGCCTTGTCCCTTCAGTCGTTTATTATGGTGAAAATGAAAAACTTGTTGGTACTGAAGCGTTCGCACAAGCAACGGTTGATCCTAAAAATACCATTATTTCCGTAAAACGTTTGATTGGTCGTAGTCTTGCCGATGTGCAAGCTCGTTATACAAACTTGCCCTATGAGTTTGTGGCAAGTGAAAATGGGTTACCATTATTGGTCACGCATCAAGGCAAAAAAAGCCCAATTGAAGTCTCTTCGGATATTTTATCTCGTTTAAATCATATTGCAGAACAACGCCTTGCAGGTGAGCTTTCTGGCGTGGTGATTACTGTCCCTGCTTATTTTGATGATGCTCAACGCCAAAGTACGAAAGATGCAGCACGTCTTGCAGGGTTGAATGTATTACGTTTATTAAATGAACCTACTGCAGCAGCGGTCGCTTATGGCTTAGATAGCGGAAAAGAAGGCGTCATTGCTGTGTATGACTTAGGTGGCGGTACCTTTGATATCTCAATTTTACGCTTATCTAAAGGTGTATTTGAAGTTTTAGCAACGGGTGGGGATACTGCCTTAGGTGGTGATGATTTTGACCATTTAATTGCCGATTGGATTGTTGAGCAAGCAGGTATTCAACCACAAAATGTAAATGAGCAGCGTGAGCTTTTAAGCTTAGCGACTCAGACTAAAATTGCTTTAACGAGTGAGCAAAGTGCGGTCATTTCTTGGCGCGGATTTGAAGGTGAGTTAAGTCGTGAGCAATTTAATGAATTAATCCACTCATTAGTAAAACGTTCGTTATTAACCTGTCGTCGTGCATTGAAAGATGCGCATGTTGAAGCTGAAGATGTACAGGAAGTGGTTATGGTTGGAGGCTCAACTCGCGTGCCTTACGTACGTGAGCAAGTGGGCGAATTTTTCGGTAAAACACCATTAACCTCTATCGACCCAGATAAAGTGGTTGCCTTAGGTGCGGCAATTCAAGCGGATATTTTAGTGGGCAACAAGAATGACAGTGATATGCTGTTACTTGATGTGGTGCCGCTTTCTTTAGGTATTGAAACCGTGGGCGGTTTAGTGGAGAAAATCATTCCACGTAACACCACGATTCCAGTGGCTCGCGCGCAAGAATTTACCACCTTTAAAGATGGTCAAACTGCGATGACGGTACATGTAGTACAAGGTGAACGGGAATTAGTGGATGATTGCCGTTCTTTAGGTCGTTTTACGTTGCGTGGTATTCCGCCAATGGTGGCAGGCGCGGCTCATATTCGAGTGACTTATCAAGTGGATGCAGATGGCTTATTAAGTGTAACCGCCATGGAAAAATCCACAAAAGTCCAAGCATCGATTCAAATTAAGCCTTCTTATGGTTTAACGGATGAAGAAGTAACGGCAATGATTAAAGCTTCTTTTGATAATGCACAAGATGATATGCAAGCCCGTGAATTAGCCGAGCAGCGCGTTGAGGCTGATCGTGTGATTGAAAGCGTGATTGTAGCATTACAACAAGATGGGGCTGACTTATTAACCGAAGCCGAATTCCACCAAATTGAAAATGCATTGAAACAACTAATGGATGTAAAAGAAGGCGCAGATCGTCATGCTATCGTTCAAGGAATCAAAGCCCTTGATGTTGCGACTCAAGAATTTGCGGCAAGACGAATGAATAAATCTATTAATCAAGCGCTTACAGGTAAATCTGTATCAGATATTGAGCAATAA
- the fdx gene encoding ISC system 2Fe-2S type ferredoxin, producing MPKVIFLPNEEFCPEGMVVDAAAGDNLLEVAHNAGVEIHHACDGSCACTTCHVVIREGFDSLNEASDQEEDMLDKAWGLEMDSRLSCQCVVGDEDLVVEIPKYNINHANEAAH from the coding sequence ATGCCAAAAGTGATTTTTTTACCGAATGAAGAATTCTGTCCAGAGGGTATGGTGGTTGATGCAGCAGCAGGCGACAACTTATTAGAAGTGGCACATAATGCGGGCGTTGAAATTCATCATGCTTGCGATGGTTCTTGTGCTTGTACAACATGCCATGTAGTCATTCGTGAAGGGTTTGATTCATTAAATGAAGCCAGCGATCAAGAAGAAGATATGCTAGATAAAGCATGGGGCTTAGAAATGGATAGCCGCCTTTCTTGCCAATGTGTCGTGGGTGATGAAGATTTAGTGGTGGAAATCCCTAAATATAATATTAACCATGCAAATGAGGCGGCTCACTAA
- the iscX gene encoding Fe-S cluster assembly protein IscX, giving the protein MKWTDAQLIAEELYDRNPDLDPKTIRFTDLHKWICELDGFDDDPMKSNESILEAILLKWLDEYE; this is encoded by the coding sequence ATGAAATGGACTGATGCCCAACTTATTGCAGAAGAACTTTATGATCGTAATCCAGATTTAGATCCTAAAACGATACGTTTCACGGATTTGCATAAGTGGATTTGTGAACTAGACGGTTTTGATGATGATCCAATGAAATCTAACGAGAGTATTCTGGAAGCGATTTTGTTGAAATGGTTAGATGAATACGAGTAA
- the mglC gene encoding galactose/methyl galactoside ABC transporter permease MglC has protein sequence MSALPKNKSFDFLKQNAIYFVLLILLGIIIAQDPTFLNVRNFSNILTQSSVRLIIALGVAGLLITQGTDLSAGRQVGLAAVISATLLQSMENMNRVFPDLGEIPIPVVILTVCAVGAVIGLVNGLVIAYLNVTPFIATMGTMIIVYGFNSLYYDGVGGSPIAGFSESFSNFAQGFFRLGSFKLSYITIYAAICAFLVWVMWNKTRFGKNIFAIGGNPEAAKVSGVNVARNLVVIYMIAGMFYAFGGMLEAGRIGSATNNLGFMYELDAIAACVVGGVSFAGGVGTVIGVITGVIIFTVINYGLTYIGVNPYWQYIIKGSIIILAVAIDSLKYAKKK, from the coding sequence ATGAGTGCCTTACCAAAAAATAAATCATTCGATTTCTTAAAACAAAATGCGATTTATTTTGTGTTGTTGATTTTACTTGGCATCATCATCGCACAAGATCCAACATTCTTGAATGTTCGCAACTTTAGTAACATTTTAACTCAATCATCCGTCCGTCTCATTATCGCCCTTGGTGTTGCAGGCTTGCTAATCACTCAAGGTACCGACTTATCAGCCGGTCGCCAAGTAGGTTTAGCAGCTGTTATTTCTGCTACTCTCTTACAATCAATGGAAAACATGAACCGCGTGTTCCCAGATTTAGGTGAAATTCCTATTCCAGTAGTTATCCTGACTGTTTGTGCGGTAGGTGCTGTAATCGGCTTAGTGAACGGTTTAGTTATCGCTTATCTCAATGTAACCCCGTTCATTGCAACCATGGGTACCATGATCATCGTTTACGGTTTCAACTCACTTTATTATGATGGCGTAGGTGGCTCACCAATTGCAGGTTTCAGTGAATCTTTCTCTAACTTCGCACAAGGCTTCTTCAGACTTGGTTCGTTTAAATTATCCTACATCACTATTTATGCGGCGATTTGTGCATTCTTAGTTTGGGTAATGTGGAATAAAACACGCTTCGGTAAAAATATCTTTGCTATCGGTGGTAACCCTGAAGCCGCAAAAGTATCTGGCGTAAACGTAGCGCGTAACCTTGTTGTGATTTACATGATTGCTGGTATGTTCTATGCATTCGGTGGTATGTTAGAAGCAGGTCGTATCGGTAGTGCTACCAACAACCTCGGTTTCATGTATGAATTAGATGCGATTGCTGCCTGCGTAGTAGGTGGTGTATCTTTCGCCGGTGGTGTGGGTACTGTTATCGGCGTAATCACGGGTGTTATCATCTTCACCGTTATTAACTACGGTTTAACTTACATCGGTGTAAACCCTTACTGGCAATATATCATTAAAGGTAGCATTATCATCCTCGCGGTTGCTATCGACTCCTTAAAATATGCGAAGAAAAAATAA
- the mglA gene encoding galactose/methyl galactoside ABC transporter ATP-binding protein MglA — protein sequence MTTQTQDSDVLLTMTDVSKSFPGVKALDHANLTVRSHSVHALMGENGAGKSTLLKCLFGIYAKDEGEILFLGKPVDFKTSKEALENGISMVHQELNLVRQTSVMDNLWLGRYPLKGPFVDHAKMYRDTKAIFDELDIDVDPKEKVAKLSVSQMQMIEIAKAFSYNAKIVIMDEPTSSLSEKEVEHLFKIIQKLKDRGCGIIYISHKMDEIFKICDEITILRDGKWINTVQVKGTTMEEIVSMMVGRELTQRFPERTNVPKEITLEVEHLTAVNQPSIQDVSFNLRKGEILGIAGLVGAKRTDIVEAIFGVRELKEGTIKLNGKIVKNHTALEAINHGFALVTEERRSTGIYSNLSIEFNSLISNMKSYLTPWKLLSNKKMASDTQWVIDAMNVKTPSHKTTIGSLSGGNQQKVIIGRWLLTQPDILMLDEPTRGIDIGAKFEIYQLIQELAKKDKGIIMISSEMPELLGVTDRILVMSNGRVAGIVETAKTSQEEILQLAAKYL from the coding sequence ATGACAACTCAAACCCAAGACAGTGATGTACTACTGACAATGACGGATGTCAGTAAGTCTTTCCCCGGTGTAAAAGCCCTTGATCACGCCAATCTAACAGTTCGTTCTCACTCTGTTCACGCCTTGATGGGCGAAAACGGGGCGGGTAAATCTACATTATTAAAATGCCTCTTCGGAATTTATGCAAAAGACGAAGGTGAAATTTTATTCTTAGGCAAACCTGTTGATTTTAAAACATCAAAAGAAGCCCTTGAAAATGGGATTTCAATGGTTCACCAAGAACTTAACTTGGTGCGTCAAACCAGTGTAATGGATAACTTATGGTTGGGTCGCTACCCACTTAAAGGTCCTTTTGTGGATCACGCCAAAATGTATCGTGATACCAAAGCGATTTTCGATGAATTGGATATTGATGTTGATCCAAAAGAAAAAGTGGCCAAACTTTCCGTTTCACAAATGCAGATGATCGAAATTGCGAAAGCGTTCTCTTATAACGCTAAAATCGTAATTATGGATGAGCCAACATCCTCACTTTCAGAAAAAGAAGTGGAACATCTTTTCAAAATTATTCAAAAATTAAAAGATCGCGGTTGTGGCATTATCTATATTTCACACAAAATGGATGAAATCTTCAAAATTTGTGATGAAATCACCATTCTTCGTGATGGTAAATGGATCAATACCGTTCAAGTTAAAGGCACCACCATGGAAGAAATTGTTTCAATGATGGTAGGCCGTGAATTAACACAACGTTTCCCTGAAAGAACTAACGTACCAAAAGAAATCACACTTGAAGTGGAACATTTAACTGCGGTGAATCAACCTTCTATTCAAGATGTTTCCTTTAATTTACGCAAAGGTGAAATTTTAGGTATTGCAGGTCTTGTTGGTGCAAAACGAACCGATATTGTGGAAGCCATTTTTGGTGTACGCGAATTAAAAGAAGGGACGATCAAACTCAACGGAAAAATCGTGAAAAATCATACCGCACTTGAGGCGATTAACCACGGTTTTGCTTTGGTGACTGAGGAACGTCGTTCAACCGGGATTTATTCAAACCTAAGCATTGAATTTAACTCTTTGATTTCAAATATGAAATCTTACCTCACCCCATGGAAATTGCTTAGCAACAAAAAAATGGCAAGCGATACACAATGGGTGATTGATGCGATGAACGTGAAAACACCTTCTCACAAAACAACGATTGGATCGCTTTCTGGTGGTAACCAACAAAAAGTCATTATCGGCCGTTGGCTTTTAACCCAACCAGATATCTTAATGCTCGACGAACCAACTCGTGGTATTGATATTGGGGCAAAATTTGAAATTTATCAGCTCATTCAAGAACTCGCTAAAAAAGATAAAGGCATCATTATGATTTCATCAGAAATGCCGGAACTATTAGGCGTAACAGACCGAATTTTGGTCATGAGTAATGGTCGTGTTGCCGGCATCGTTGAAACGGCAAAAACGTCTCAAGAAGAAATTTTGCAACTTGCCGCAAAATATTTATAA
- the mglB gene encoding galactose/glucose ABC transporter substrate-binding protein MglB, whose amino-acid sequence MKKTAVLSAVALAIGLGSATSGFAADNRIGVTIYKYDDNFMSLMRKEIDKEAKALGGIELLMNDSQNAQSIQNDQVDGLLSKGVKALAINLVDPAAASTVIKKAKQDDIPVVFFNKDPGAKAIGSYDHAYYVGTDPKESGLIQGDLIAKQWKAMPALDLNKDGKIQYVLLKGEPGHPDAEARTKYVIEQLNAKGIPTEQLFIDTGMWDAAMAKDKVDAWLSSSKANEIEMIISNNDGMALGALEATKAHGKKLPIFGVDALPEVLQLIKKGEIAGTVLNDGVNQGKAVVQLSANLANGKAATEGTQWKLENRVVRIPYVGVDKDNLSEFLK is encoded by the coding sequence ATGAAAAAAACAGCAGTATTAAGTGCAGTCGCTTTAGCAATCGGTTTAGGTTCAGCAACTTCAGGTTTCGCAGCCGATAACCGCATTGGTGTTACCATTTATAAATATGATGACAACTTCATGTCATTAATGCGTAAAGAAATCGATAAAGAAGCGAAAGCGCTTGGCGGCATTGAGTTATTAATGAATGACTCTCAAAATGCACAATCTATTCAAAATGACCAAGTGGATGGTTTGCTTTCTAAAGGTGTAAAAGCCCTAGCCATTAACTTAGTAGACCCAGCTGCAGCGTCAACTGTTATCAAGAAAGCTAAACAAGATGACATTCCTGTTGTTTTCTTCAATAAAGACCCAGGTGCAAAAGCAATTGGTAGCTACGATCACGCTTACTATGTTGGTACAGACCCGAAAGAATCTGGTTTAATCCAAGGTGACTTAATTGCGAAACAATGGAAAGCAATGCCAGCCTTAGACTTAAACAAAGACGGTAAAATCCAATATGTATTATTAAAAGGTGAACCTGGCCACCCTGATGCTGAAGCACGTACTAAATATGTGATTGAGCAATTAAATGCGAAAGGTATTCCAACCGAGCAATTATTTATTGATACCGGTATGTGGGATGCAGCAATGGCTAAAGATAAAGTGGATGCATGGTTATCTAGCTCTAAAGCTAACGAAATTGAAATGATTATTTCAAACAATGACGGTATGGCATTAGGTGCATTAGAAGCAACCAAAGCACACGGTAAAAAATTACCAATCTTTGGTGTAGATGCATTACCAGAAGTACTTCAATTAATTAAGAAAGGCGAAATTGCTGGTACTGTGTTAAACGATGGCGTTAACCAAGGTAAAGCAGTTGTTCAACTTTCTGCAAACCTTGCTAACGGTAAAGCAGCAACAGAAGGTACACAATGGAAATTAGAAAACCGTGTGGTACGTATCCCTTATGTTGGTGTAGATAAAGATAACCTAAGTGAATTCTTAAAATAA